The Microtus pennsylvanicus isolate mMicPen1 chromosome 19, mMicPen1.hap1, whole genome shotgun sequence genome includes a region encoding these proteins:
- the Rbm48 gene encoding RNA-binding protein 48: MAFSDGKPGCVFDHHVQTAVCDSRAKYRESRRPRAVKVYTINLESQYLLIQGVPAVGAMKELVERFALYGAIEQYNALDEYPAEDFTEVYLIKFVKLQSARIAKKKMDEQSFFGGLLHVCYAPEFETVEETRQKLEERKAYIARATKSKDYYLTKKKLVPEQKGTKDSRQDFHSHIPGLSTAALNTSPENSSPCLPYSCELPLCYFTSQTTCLPGDHVDGASNSCSGSRNHGELSEHCKYSAFSPELRTSTYKNALPCSSVQEAVTTSESVGRFMPRTTQLQERKRRRDCDRELGTFSETNTSSNEVVIGPKLPGLSTVDLQDDSLNTTANLIRSKLKEVISSVPKTPEEDTYTSLPRKQRRRI, translated from the exons ATGGCGTTCAGTGACGGCAAGCCGGGTTGCGTGTTCGACCACCACGTCCAGACGGCCGTGTGTGATTCGCGGGCCAAATACCGGGAGAGCCGACGCCCTCGTGCGGTCAAG gtatataCAATCAACTTGGAATCTCAGTACTTATTAATACAAGGCGTGCCTGCAGTGGGGGCCATGAAGGAATTAGTTGAACGATTTGCGCTGTATGGTGCGATTGAACAGTATAACGCTCTAGATGAATACCCAGCGGAAGATTTTACAGAAGTTTATCTCATTAAATTTGTGAAATTACAAAGTGCAAG gATAGCTAAGAAAAAGATGGATGAACAGAGTTTCTTTGGTGGGTTACTTCATGTGTGCTATGCTCCAGAATTTGAGACAGTTGAAGAAACTAGAcaaaagttagaagaaagaaaggcttaTATTGCAAGAGCTACTAAAAGCAAAG ATTATTACTTGACAAAGAAGAAACTGGTTCCAGagcaaaaaggaacaaaagattCTAGACAAGATTTTCATTCACATATACCCGGACTTTCTACAGCTGCTTTGAACACTTCTCCTGAGAATTCAAGTCCTTGTCTTCCTTATTCTTGTGAATTGCCTTTGTGCTATTTTACCTCCCAAACCACTTGTTTACCTGGGGACCATGTGGACGGAGCATCAAACTCCTGTAGTGGCAGCAGGAACCATGGTGAACTGTCAGAGCACTGTAAGTACAGTGCCTTTTCCCCAGAACTACGGACGAGTACTTACAAAAATGCACTACCTTGCTCTAGTGTGCAAGAGGCTGTTACTACCTCAGAGTCAGTCGGCAGATTTATGCCTAGGACAACACAGCtgcaggaaaggaaaagaaggagagactGTGATCGTGAACTCGGAACTTTTTCTGAAACAAACACAAGCAGTAACGAGGTTGTGATTGGACCTAAGTTACCAGGTCTTTCCACAGTGGATCTGCAGGATGACTCCTTGAACACCACGGCAAACTTAATTCGGAGTAAACTTAAAgag GTGATTTCATCTGTGCCAAAGACTCCAGAGGAAGATACGTATACAAGTCTCCCacgaaaacaaagaagaagaatatAG